In Meiothermus sp. CFH 77666, a single window of DNA contains:
- a CDS encoding HAMP domain-containing sensor histidine kinase, protein MSLRVRLALFIAVAIALALLVQGFLGYASFERLQMGNLERELDAYLGRIAGLMEGRRGPLRMPRMDRDGDGPQLTSPNPLERFRLDHERPALFNPTPPGTIAHARLVRGQTVLREWGSFPSEVPLSNSPTPVLENNWLYRSVRLGPEVYLQGAVEASQVRASLAGYQQTVLFTTLGVALLGALAAWLLSGPALRPLQHLQEAARRVADSGDLSLRVPPEGSGELRHLSQTFNQMLERLSAFRQRETEFTRNAAHELRTPLTAMRLQLDSQHQGLSTPEETLSVVQEEVERMTHLSESLLTLAREGRGQRVGLDLAQLAREAAQKAGASYQGPERLEVSGDPFLLEQALENLLSNAQKYAPGASVKVELEPASDPSFVWLRVRDEGPGMPPEVLRRATEPFYRAPGVRTPGNGLGLSVVAQVAQAHGGKLVLTPNQPQGLVAELWLRVTGPS, encoded by the coding sequence ATGAGCCTGCGCGTGCGGCTGGCCCTTTTCATCGCCGTGGCGATTGCCCTGGCGCTGTTGGTGCAGGGCTTTTTGGGTTATGCCAGCTTCGAGCGCTTGCAGATGGGCAACCTCGAGCGCGAGCTGGATGCCTACCTGGGGCGCATCGCCGGTCTGATGGAAGGCCGCCGAGGCCCCTTACGCATGCCCCGAATGGATCGAGACGGCGACGGCCCCCAGCTCACAAGCCCCAACCCCCTCGAGCGTTTTCGCCTCGACCATGAGCGGCCCGCCCTGTTCAACCCCACCCCCCCCGGCACCATCGCGCACGCCCGGCTGGTACGCGGCCAGACCGTCCTGCGCGAGTGGGGGAGCTTTCCCAGCGAGGTTCCGCTTTCCAACAGCCCCACACCCGTGCTAGAAAACAACTGGCTCTATCGCAGCGTGCGCCTGGGCCCAGAGGTGTACCTGCAGGGGGCGGTAGAGGCCAGCCAGGTTCGGGCCAGCCTGGCCGGCTACCAGCAGACCGTGCTTTTTACCACGCTGGGGGTGGCGCTGCTGGGCGCGCTGGCGGCCTGGTTGCTGAGCGGGCCGGCCCTGCGCCCGCTGCAACACTTACAGGAGGCGGCCCGGCGCGTGGCCGACTCGGGCGACCTGAGCCTGCGGGTGCCCCCCGAGGGCAGCGGGGAGCTTCGCCACCTGAGCCAGACCTTCAACCAGATGCTCGAACGGCTCTCGGCCTTCCGCCAGCGTGAGACCGAGTTCACCCGCAACGCCGCCCACGAGCTGCGCACCCCCCTGACCGCCATGCGCCTGCAACTCGATTCGCAGCATCAGGGGCTTTCCACCCCGGAAGAGACCCTGAGCGTGGTGCAGGAGGAGGTCGAACGCATGACCCACCTGAGCGAGTCGCTCCTGACCCTGGCGCGGGAGGGGCGGGGCCAGCGGGTGGGGCTCGACCTGGCGCAGCTCGCCCGCGAAGCCGCCCAAAAGGCGGGCGCTTCGTACCAGGGGCCTGAACGGCTGGAAGTCTCCGGCGACCCCTTTCTGCTGGAACAGGCCCTGGAAAACCTGCTCAGCAACGCCCAGAAATACGCTCCCGGTGCGAGCGTGAAGGTGGAACTCGAGCCCGCCTCAGACCCCAGCTTTGTGTGGTTGCGGGTGCGTGACGAAGGGCCGGGCATGCCACCCGAGGTGCTCAGGCGAGCCACCGAGCCCTTCTACCGCGCACCGGGGGTACGCACACCGGGCAACGGGCTGGGCCTCTCGGTGGTGGCCCAGGTGGCCCAGGCCCACGGGGGAAAGCTGGTACTGACCCCTAACCAACCCCAGGGCCTGGTTGCCGAGCTCTGGCTCAGGGTGACCGGGCCGTCCTGA
- a CDS encoding response regulator transcription factor, whose protein sequence is MRLLLVEDEPNIARPVIRALEAQGHQVRHAPDLESARKFFLEVEPDLMLLDVRLPESEDGGFILAKEAREAGYKGPILFMTARDALADRVMGLDEGGDDYVVKPFDLPELLARVRALLRRVSEVKKSRVQYGPLELDLGNRAVRWEGRLVELSGREYALLERLALFPERIYSPEELLDLIWGEEASDTGVVKVCVHHLRNKLDSRVVRTVPGGYKLGVEP, encoded by the coding sequence ATGCGGCTCTTGCTGGTCGAGGACGAACCCAACATCGCCCGCCCGGTGATCCGGGCCCTGGAGGCCCAGGGGCACCAGGTGCGTCATGCGCCCGATTTGGAGAGCGCCCGTAAATTTTTCCTCGAGGTCGAGCCAGACTTGATGCTGCTGGACGTGCGGCTGCCGGAGTCGGAGGACGGGGGTTTCATTCTGGCCAAAGAAGCCCGCGAGGCCGGTTACAAGGGCCCCATCCTGTTCATGACCGCCCGCGATGCCCTTGCAGATCGGGTGATGGGGCTGGACGAGGGCGGCGACGACTACGTGGTCAAGCCCTTCGATCTGCCCGAACTGCTGGCCCGGGTGCGGGCTTTGCTGCGGCGGGTCAGCGAGGTGAAAAAAAGCCGGGTGCAGTATGGCCCCCTCGAGCTCGACCTAGGCAATCGCGCCGTGCGCTGGGAGGGGCGGCTGGTCGAACTCAGCGGACGCGAGTATGCCCTCCTGGAACGCCTGGCCCTGTTCCCCGAACGCATCTACAGCCCGGAAGAGCTGCTGGATTTGATCTGGGGCGAGGAAGCCTCGGATACCGGGGTGGTCAAGGTGTGTGTGCACCACCTGCGCAACAAGCTGGATAGCCGCGTGGTGCGAACCGTGCCGGGGGGCTACAAACTGGGGGTGGAGCCATGA
- a CDS encoding SHOCT domain-containing protein, with protein MWPIDHRGRWDGFGYYGLGFLDDLLWALLLLGLLTLVIVLGVRLLRSPVNGKNPFPATDRALEIARERYAKGEISQAEYETLKKNLGG; from the coding sequence ATGTGGCCGATAGATCACCGTGGACGATGGGATGGTTTTGGCTATTACGGCCTGGGGTTCCTGGACGATTTGTTATGGGCCTTGCTGCTACTGGGGCTACTGACATTGGTGATAGTGTTGGGGGTTCGGTTGCTACGCAGCCCTGTCAACGGTAAAAACCCATTCCCGGCCACCGACCGGGCGCTGGAAATCGCCCGGGAGCGATATGCTAAAGGCGAGATTAGCCAGGCCGAGTACGAAACCCTGAAGAAGAACCTGGGTGGTTAG
- a CDS encoding intradiol ring-cleavage dioxygenase, translating to MDNDDKPIGRILSRREVLSVLGLGSLAGVGGLLSEPKASAQNAPLPACIVRPALTEGPYFVDTQLNRSDIRSDPTTGVVKAGVPLVLRFVVSRVSSGGCTLLPGAMVDIWQCDAQGIYSGVQDRFADTRGQKWLRGHQITDAQGIAQFTTIYPGWYPGRTVHIHFKIRYQNRDFTSQLFFDDALSDRILANPPYAKAGTRTRNANDGIYRNGGSQLLLNPVQSGAGYAATFEIGLNL from the coding sequence ATGGACAACGACGATAAACCCATCGGCAGGATTCTGAGCCGCCGCGAGGTGCTTTCGGTGCTGGGGCTGGGCAGCCTGGCAGGGGTGGGGGGGCTTTTGAGCGAGCCCAAAGCCAGCGCACAGAACGCACCGCTACCGGCTTGCATCGTGCGCCCGGCCCTGACCGAGGGCCCCTATTTTGTAGACACCCAGCTAAACCGCTCCGACATCCGTTCCGACCCCACCACAGGGGTGGTGAAGGCCGGGGTTCCGCTGGTGTTGCGCTTTGTGGTCTCGAGGGTCTCGAGCGGCGGCTGTACCTTGCTGCCGGGCGCGATGGTGGATATCTGGCAGTGCGACGCCCAGGGCATTTACTCCGGTGTGCAGGACCGCTTCGCCGATACACGTGGGCAGAAATGGCTGCGCGGCCACCAGATCACCGATGCCCAGGGGATAGCCCAGTTCACCACCATCTACCCCGGCTGGTACCCGGGCCGCACCGTGCACATCCACTTCAAAATCCGCTACCAGAACCGCGACTTCACCTCCCAGCTCTTCTTCGACGATGCCCTGAGCGACCGCATCCTGGCCAACCCGCCCTACGCCAAGGCGGGCACCCGCACCCGCAACGCCAACGACGGCATCTATCGCAACGGCGGCAGCCAGTTGCTGCTCAACCCCGTTCAAAGCGGCGCGGGCTACGCGGCCACCTTCGAGATTGGCCTGAACCTGTAG
- a CDS encoding glycoside hydrolase family 125 protein yields the protein MELMTPAPILDTPPEHLPTGNLDIHVEASPNAPSIARIGVASLALNGLLDWVGAPLLEVLGKGWKVSRTADWIPVWENEHLTVTLLAPYGERGLALRLEPRTPGPIQVAGNLEYLGLRRFKEEKLETTFRATHDGWTGSYVLEARAERTLLALGLQADTAPSRADWGPQFVLEWASGPVTLYLGLALEADGARTTALHLRRVGWETLLRKTLHKLALLSTNYTGPLYEVYRRHLIFSYFYAQANTLEGEPVLLTSRSPHYYVSGAYWARDGLLWFFPALLKADRKRAKEVLKAVFRRFARWPGEHAQYLSGPPLYPGFELDQAAAYPLALARYLEATGPNPELVAELREPLEWVFERVAQEKHPSLPLYRTFLSPTDDPVPEPYLTYDNALWAVALERLSPYWREPETLKHEARALRETLYRQAERNGRFVFSFEPGGSHTFSDEPAGSLLLLPHLGFCNRQDPVWQATALWILGDDNPHHYKGRFPGEGSAHFPFPSGFGLANRILSGLMRPAGDALMVLEQAPLDAGYACESFDPQTGACRTGVGFAALTGFIAYALSAGKDNKPATLF from the coding sequence ATGGAACTCATGACCCCCGCCCCCATCCTGGACACCCCGCCCGAGCACCTGCCCACCGGGAACCTGGATATTCATGTGGAGGCCAGCCCCAACGCCCCTTCGATTGCCCGTATCGGGGTGGCCTCCCTCGCACTGAATGGGCTATTGGACTGGGTGGGTGCGCCCTTGCTGGAGGTGTTGGGCAAGGGCTGGAAGGTCTCGCGCACGGCAGACTGGATTCCGGTCTGGGAGAACGAGCACTTAACGGTGACGCTGCTGGCCCCTTATGGAGAACGAGGGCTGGCGCTGCGATTGGAGCCCCGCACCCCAGGGCCCATTCAGGTAGCAGGCAACCTGGAATATCTGGGCCTGCGGCGCTTCAAGGAAGAGAAGCTCGAGACCACCTTTCGCGCCACCCACGACGGCTGGACCGGGAGTTATGTACTCGAGGCCCGCGCCGAGCGCACCCTGCTGGCCCTGGGCTTGCAGGCCGACACCGCCCCAAGCCGGGCCGACTGGGGGCCGCAGTTCGTGCTCGAGTGGGCCTCTGGCCCGGTCACGCTTTACCTGGGGCTGGCCCTCGAGGCCGACGGCGCCCGCACCACCGCCCTGCACTTGCGCCGGGTGGGCTGGGAGACGCTTCTGCGCAAAACCCTGCACAAGCTGGCCCTGCTTTCCACCAACTACACCGGCCCGCTCTACGAGGTCTACCGGCGGCACCTGATTTTCAGCTACTTCTACGCCCAGGCCAATACCCTGGAAGGCGAGCCGGTGCTGCTGACCTCGCGCAGCCCGCACTACTACGTCTCGGGGGCCTACTGGGCACGGGACGGGCTTTTGTGGTTCTTTCCGGCCCTGCTCAAGGCCGACCGCAAGCGGGCCAAGGAGGTGCTCAAGGCGGTCTTTCGCCGCTTTGCCCGCTGGCCGGGGGAACACGCCCAGTACCTGAGTGGGCCGCCTTTGTATCCGGGCTTCGAGCTTGACCAGGCCGCAGCCTATCCCCTGGCCCTGGCCCGCTACCTGGAAGCAACCGGCCCCAACCCCGAACTCGTCGCCGAGCTGCGCGAACCGCTGGAATGGGTGTTTGAGCGCGTGGCCCAGGAGAAACACCCCTCCCTGCCGCTCTACCGCACCTTCCTCTCGCCCACCGACGACCCCGTGCCGGAGCCCTACCTGACCTACGACAACGCCCTGTGGGCGGTGGCCCTGGAGCGCCTGTCCCCCTACTGGCGTGAGCCCGAAACACTCAAACACGAGGCCCGCGCCCTGCGCGAAACCCTCTACCGCCAGGCCGAGCGCAACGGGCGTTTTGTGTTTAGCTTTGAGCCGGGGGGCTCCCACACCTTTTCCGACGAGCCGGCGGGCAGCCTGCTCTTGCTGCCACACCTGGGCTTTTGCAACCGCCAGGACCCCGTGTGGCAGGCCACCGCGCTCTGGATTCTGGGGGACGACAACCCCCACCACTACAAAGGGCGCTTCCCCGGCGAGGGCTCGGCGCACTTTCCCTTCCCCTCGGGCTTTGGGCTGGCCAACCGGATTTTGTCGGGGCTAATGCGGCCTGCGGGGGATGCCCTGATGGTACTCGAGCAGGCCCCCCTCGACGCTGGCTACGCCTGCGAATCGTTCGACCCCCAGACCGGGGCGTGCCGCACCGGGGTAGGGTTTGCGGCGCTGACGGGCTTTATCGCCTATGCGCTCTCGGCGGGCAAAGACAACAAGCCTGCTACGCTGTTCTGA
- a CDS encoding type II toxin-antitoxin system HicA family toxin: MKIPRDLEASRLISVLQRLGYVIVRQSGSHIRMFHADPPPHHLTVPNHSTLKVGLLQALLKEVAERQGLPLERLVEML; the protein is encoded by the coding sequence ATGAAGATTCCCCGAGACCTCGAGGCCTCGCGGCTGATCAGCGTTTTGCAGCGACTGGGATATGTAATAGTCAGACAAAGTGGCAGCCATATTCGCATGTTCCATGCAGATCCTCCCCCCCACCACCTGACTGTTCCGAATCACAGCACTCTCAAAGTGGGGCTGTTACAGGCGTTGCTCAAGGAAGTGGCCGAACGACAGGGCTTACCCCTGGAGCGTTTGGTTGAAATGCTGTAA
- a CDS encoding 2-oxoisovalerate dehydrogenase, with amino-acid sequence MELIFEVRDAEEGGFWARALGAGIFTQADTWEELRANVLEAVRLHFEPERPPRLVQLHYVRDELMVVEAA; translated from the coding sequence ATGGAGCTAATTTTCGAGGTGCGCGATGCCGAAGAAGGTGGCTTCTGGGCCAGAGCTTTGGGAGCCGGCATCTTTACGCAGGCAGACACCTGGGAAGAACTTCGAGCCAACGTACTCGAGGCAGTGCGACTGCATTTTGAGCCCGAAAGGCCGCCCAGGCTGGTCCAGCTTCACTACGTGCGCGATGAGCTGATGGTGGTTGAAGCGGCATGA
- a CDS encoding carbohydrate ABC transporter permease — protein MKRLSTFLIYALLILGSLVMFFPFVWMFLTSLKPFAEIFELKVWPQAPTLDNYREVLFKTQFPRWFLNSLVVALITTFSVLFFDSLVGYALAKLRFPGKGLIFVLILSTLMVPTEMLIIPWYVMSTEYGWSNTYWGLLFPGIISAFGVFLMRQFFETLPTDLLDAGRIDGLSEFGVFWRIAFPLVRPALAALGIFTFLGNWNAFLWPLIVVQTANMRTVPVGVALFSSEAGTAWNLIMAASSLAVLPVLLVFLFFQRQIIEGVVLTGVKG, from the coding sequence ATGAAGCGCCTGTCCACTTTCTTGATTTACGCCCTGCTGATTCTGGGCAGCCTGGTAATGTTTTTTCCGTTTGTGTGGATGTTTTTGACCTCGCTCAAACCCTTCGCCGAAATTTTCGAGCTCAAGGTGTGGCCCCAGGCCCCTACCCTGGATAACTACCGCGAGGTGCTGTTCAAAACCCAGTTCCCTCGCTGGTTCTTGAACAGCCTGGTGGTGGCGCTGATCACTACCTTTTCGGTGCTGTTCTTCGACTCGCTGGTGGGCTATGCCCTGGCCAAGCTACGCTTCCCTGGCAAGGGCCTGATTTTTGTGCTGATCCTCTCCACCCTGATGGTGCCCACCGAGATGCTAATCATCCCCTGGTACGTGATGAGCACCGAGTACGGCTGGAGCAACACCTACTGGGGCCTGTTGTTTCCCGGCATTATCAGCGCATTTGGGGTGTTTTTGATGCGGCAGTTCTTCGAGACCCTGCCCACCGACCTGCTGGACGCCGGGCGGATAGACGGGCTGAGCGAGTTTGGGGTGTTCTGGCGCATTGCTTTCCCGCTGGTGCGCCCGGCCCTGGCTGCTCTGGGCATCTTTACCTTCCTGGGCAACTGGAACGCCTTTTTGTGGCCCCTGATTGTGGTGCAGACCGCCAACATGCGAACCGTGCCGGTGGGCGTAGCGCTTTTCTCGAGCGAGGCCGGCACGGCCTGGAACCTGATCATGGCCGCTAGCAGCCTGGCGGTGCTGCCGGTGCTGCTGGTGTTCCTGTTCTTCCAGCGCCAGATTATCGAGGGGGTGGTGCTGACGGGGGTGAAGGGATAA